The following are from one region of the Bacillus thuringiensis genome:
- a CDS encoding HAD-IIIC family phosphatase produces the protein MSKEIKCVVWDLDCTIWDGVLLESGTVTLKPGIYEIICELDRRGILQSVASKNNYEDAIAKLREFGIEEYFLYPEIHWNSKSSSIEKIRKNLNIGIDTFAFIDDQPFELEEVQSVHNDILCIHVNEYKSLLDLPRLQPKRITEDSGRRRLMYLENLKRTKDEEEYEGPKEEFLASLGMNFVISEAREEDLQRAEELTVRTNQLNSTGITYDYDELNYYRNHPDYLLLVCELSDKYGSYGKIGLTLVKRTEEADCLKLLLMSCRVMSRGVGTILLTYLMERTKQAGKRFLAEFRQTDRNRMMFVTYRLAGFKETSNENGILILEHNLENINPYPHYINIQFPETPTDVDRGEVEICNKQL, from the coding sequence ATGAGTAAGGAAATTAAATGTGTTGTTTGGGACTTAGATTGTACAATTTGGGATGGTGTTTTATTAGAGAGTGGTACAGTTACTTTAAAACCTGGAATTTATGAAATTATATGTGAATTAGATCGACGTGGAATACTGCAATCAGTTGCTAGTAAAAATAACTACGAAGATGCAATAGCTAAATTACGGGAATTTGGAATAGAAGAGTATTTTTTATATCCGGAAATTCATTGGAACTCTAAATCTAGTTCCATTGAGAAAATTAGAAAAAATTTAAACATAGGTATTGATACTTTTGCGTTCATTGATGACCAACCTTTTGAATTAGAAGAAGTACAGAGTGTTCATAATGATATTCTGTGTATACATGTAAATGAATATAAGTCGTTATTAGACTTGCCACGACTACAACCAAAAAGAATTACAGAAGATTCAGGTCGTCGAAGACTGATGTATTTAGAAAATCTTAAGAGAACGAAGGATGAAGAAGAATATGAAGGCCCAAAAGAAGAATTTTTAGCTTCACTTGGGATGAATTTTGTGATTAGTGAGGCTCGTGAGGAAGATTTGCAGCGTGCAGAGGAGTTAACAGTACGTACGAATCAATTAAATTCGACTGGTATTACCTATGATTATGATGAATTAAACTATTATCGTAATCATCCAGATTATTTATTATTAGTTTGTGAGTTATCAGATAAATATGGCTCCTATGGGAAGATTGGTTTAACACTTGTAAAAAGGACGGAGGAAGCCGACTGCCTAAAACTTCTTCTCATGTCTTGTCGTGTAATGTCCCGTGGCGTTGGTACTATACTCCTCACATATCTAATGGAAAGAACAAAACAGGCAGGTAAACGCTTTTTGGCTGAGTTTCGACAGACAGACCGTAACCGTATGATGTTTGTTACGTACCGATTAGCTGGATTTAAGGAAACTAGCAACGAAAATGGAATATTAATTTTAGAACATAATCTTGAGAATATAAATCCTTATCCTCACTATATTAATATACAATTTCCGGAAACACCAACGGATGTGGATAGAGGGGAAGTGGAAATATGCAACAAACAATTGTAA
- a CDS encoding cyclic peptide export ABC transporter — protein sequence MKLNIWLKFIILMTLIVLPYRQVEAQETVQFNEKKIQKHIEEQISQAGIPGLSVVIVKGNETIYKKNYGYADTDKKRQVTNETLFELGSTSKAFTALAVLQLEKEGKIKLSDSLTKYVSWFEMEYKGKPYEITLYDLLHHTSGIPEKAIGYIPITNGKDSIEKTIRNVMPIGLNREPGSSFEYSTVNYDLLGLVIEKATNQSFERYVQDHVLSKLDLLSTYAGREMVPLDNMAQGYKRNFLQSLPYDAPNYRGNTPAGYFISNINDMERWLKLQLGVEKPRMFPEELINDSHKANRKVAPDSNGASYAAGWEVYQSGGGEISHGGSNPNYSSYIGFRDEEQIGVVVLANLNSNYTYYIGSSLLNMMIDKEVKPLLYDEYKKTDQIGTALFVISSLCLLTLLVMLFHLIREIIFRKRKFILPTGKTWLHMVLVVAIYGLMIYALYQLPNLLFGGLPWAFIKVWAPSTVVLAIYAIAGVGLAYVIHTFLNLCFPRQKGKSLLTLIVLGLISGFGNAFLIFVINETFVRSNNLENGLLFYFVLGIVMYVFSQRIIRTSIVSYTNELVYEKRMELTDKLLQTPYYKLELIEKGRIEATLNNDTEVISRSLNLLVTAGTSLLTLLFCFLYLGVMNMYAFLLSLCIIFITAGVYSLIGRQADKVWNETRDIQNVYFRLIGDLRHGFKELRLHTGKRNDFREVMNESCNNYRVKRTIGDIKFANVFVLGELLFIFVIGIVVFVFPEIFVNMPKETISNYVIVFLYMTGPVNEILGGIPQLVNVRISWQRIQQMVKSVDHIKANEQIATTKEYLDVPICLQLQNVSYKYKNKDGDFTGFGIGPIDMEFNSGEIVFIAGGNGSGKSTLSKLITGLYEPNEGNILLNGKEIAPEELNQYYSAILSDFHVFDRLYGINTEGMKAEIDHYLELLQLSDKVGIENGRFTTTQLSTGQKKRLALLVTYLEDRPILLFDEWAADQDPGYRRFFYEELLPQMRAKGKCIIAITHDDQYFHLADKLIVMEMGTVKMNKTKEALS from the coding sequence ATGAAGTTAAACATATGGTTGAAGTTTATCATTTTAATGACTTTAATAGTACTCCCTTATCGACAGGTGGAAGCACAGGAAACGGTACAGTTTAATGAGAAGAAAATACAGAAGCATATAGAAGAACAAATATCTCAAGCGGGTATTCCTGGACTTTCAGTAGTAATTGTAAAAGGAAACGAAACGATTTATAAGAAGAATTATGGCTATGCCGATACAGACAAAAAACGTCAAGTTACGAATGAGACGCTTTTCGAGCTAGGTTCTACTTCAAAAGCTTTTACGGCATTAGCTGTATTGCAGCTAGAAAAAGAAGGGAAAATTAAACTTAGTGATTCTTTAACTAAATATGTTTCATGGTTTGAAATGGAGTATAAAGGCAAACCTTATGAAATTACACTTTATGACTTATTACACCATACTAGTGGAATACCGGAAAAGGCCATTGGATATATTCCTATAACCAATGGCAAAGATTCTATTGAGAAAACGATTAGAAATGTTATGCCAATAGGACTAAACCGAGAGCCGGGTAGCAGTTTTGAATATTCTACGGTTAACTACGATCTATTAGGCTTAGTAATCGAGAAGGCAACTAATCAATCATTTGAAAGATATGTTCAAGATCATGTGCTATCAAAGTTGGATTTATTGAGTACATACGCTGGACGTGAGATGGTCCCATTAGATAACATGGCCCAAGGTTACAAGCGTAATTTCTTACAATCATTACCCTATGACGCTCCTAATTATAGGGGGAATACACCGGCTGGATATTTTATTTCAAATATAAATGATATGGAAAGATGGTTAAAATTACAGCTTGGGGTTGAAAAGCCTAGGATGTTTCCGGAGGAATTGATTAACGATTCTCATAAAGCGAATAGAAAGGTTGCCCCAGATAGCAATGGAGCTTCATATGCAGCTGGATGGGAGGTCTATCAAAGTGGTGGAGGGGAAATTTCACATGGTGGAAGTAACCCAAATTATTCATCGTATATTGGTTTCCGTGATGAGGAACAGATAGGGGTCGTAGTATTAGCAAATCTGAATAGTAATTACACTTACTATATCGGTAGCAGTCTTTTAAATATGATGATAGATAAAGAAGTTAAACCGTTACTCTATGATGAATATAAGAAAACGGATCAAATAGGAACAGCCTTATTTGTGATCTCATCTTTGTGTTTACTAACGTTATTGGTCATGTTATTTCATTTAATCAGGGAGATTATTTTTAGAAAAAGAAAGTTTATATTACCAACGGGAAAAACATGGTTACATATGGTATTAGTTGTTGCGATATATGGGCTAATGATTTATGCACTTTATCAACTACCAAATCTCTTGTTTGGAGGGCTTCCGTGGGCATTTATAAAAGTTTGGGCTCCTTCAACTGTTGTACTTGCAATATATGCAATTGCTGGGGTGGGTTTGGCCTATGTTATCCATACATTCTTAAATCTTTGTTTTCCAAGACAAAAGGGAAAGTCGCTTTTGACTTTAATTGTTTTGGGATTAATATCAGGATTTGGTAATGCCTTTCTCATTTTTGTGATTAATGAAACGTTTGTTAGATCAAATAATTTGGAAAATGGCTTGTTGTTTTACTTTGTACTTGGAATCGTTATGTATGTCTTTTCACAACGTATTATTAGAACTAGCATTGTATCGTATACAAACGAGCTAGTTTATGAAAAAAGGATGGAATTAACAGATAAGTTGTTACAGACTCCTTATTACAAATTGGAGTTGATTGAGAAGGGCCGAATAGAGGCGACATTAAATAACGATACGGAAGTTATCTCTCGTTCTCTCAATCTATTAGTTACTGCTGGAACAAGTTTATTAACGTTACTATTTTGTTTTCTCTATCTTGGTGTAATGAATATGTATGCCTTTTTACTATCCTTGTGTATCATCTTTATTACTGCAGGGGTATATTCTTTGATCGGACGACAAGCAGATAAAGTTTGGAATGAAACAAGAGATATTCAGAATGTATATTTTCGTTTGATTGGTGATCTAAGGCATGGTTTCAAAGAGCTTAGGCTTCATACTGGAAAACGAAACGATTTTCGAGAAGTTATGAATGAAAGCTGTAATAACTATCGTGTTAAACGAACGATAGGAGATATTAAATTTGCAAATGTGTTTGTTCTGGGAGAACTATTATTCATTTTTGTTATTGGTATTGTAGTTTTCGTATTTCCAGAAATTTTTGTTAATATGCCGAAAGAGACGATAAGTAACTATGTAATCGTTTTTCTGTATATGACAGGTCCAGTTAATGAAATACTGGGCGGTATCCCTCAGCTCGTAAATGTACGTATTTCTTGGCAACGCATTCAACAAATGGTGAAGAGTGTAGATCATATAAAGGCAAATGAGCAAATCGCGACAACAAAAGAGTACTTAGATGTGCCAATTTGTTTGCAGCTACAAAATGTAAGTTATAAGTATAAGAATAAAGATGGAGATTTTACTGGTTTTGGTATTGGTCCAATAGACATGGAGTTTAATTCTGGAGAAATAGTCTTTATTGCTGGTGGTAATGGGAGTGGAAAATCTACTTTATCAAAACTGATTACTGGGTTATATGAACCTAATGAAGGTAACATTTTATTAAATGGAAAAGAAATAGCTCCAGAGGAATTGAATCAATACTATTCAGCTATCCTGAGTGATTTTCATGTTTTTGATAGGCTATATGGAATTAATACAGAAGGAATGAAAGCAGAAATCGATCATTATTTAGAACTTCTCCAACTGAGTGACAAGGTTGGCATTGAGAATGGGCGCTTTACTACTACGCAACTATCAACTGGACAAAAGAAAAGGTTGGCATTACTGGTTACGTATTTGGAAGATCGACCTATACTTTTATTTGATGAATGGGCAGCGGATCAAGATCCTGGTTATAGACGTTTCTTTTATGAAGAATTGTTACCTCAAATGCGAGCGAAGGGTAAATGTATTATTGCTATTACTCACGACGATCAATATTTTCATTTGGCAGATAAGCTTATAGTGATGGAGATGGGAACTGTGAAAATGAATAAAACAAAGGAGGCATTATCATGA
- a CDS encoding LLM class flavin-dependent oxidoreductase, whose amino-acid sequence MINKEVVPSKVEFCWGLPVIPTPQTKELLEEYVNQAKRAEKNNFDSVLVSIAPTSVDPMIAASMIGMNTEFVKILVAQNTNQMLPTVTAKALNTLNSLIGNRADINIVTGSASLVLARDGLPEPHHVRYARTKEYIELLQQLRRGVTSYKGEFYQVENSDIYPKEDLSRSARYFVAGSSEEAMRVAAEYGDAYILYATDRKSLREHYQTVNNCAKQYGREKIPGAILVDIIARETSEEAYKEAYELLERTPAALKRMTKLFLDNADSVGLRRYKDLITKDSMWIDDHLWGGLSLVNPSNSISIVGSYEEVISTLTDFWEIGANYFLITSQISEHEIERIGQNVVQPFKKKIEKLIQVN is encoded by the coding sequence ATGATTAATAAAGAAGTAGTTCCGTCAAAAGTTGAGTTTTGCTGGGGATTACCTGTTATTCCAACACCACAAACAAAAGAACTTCTAGAGGAATATGTTAATCAAGCTAAAAGAGCTGAGAAGAATAACTTTGACTCGGTATTGGTTTCCATTGCACCAACATCTGTTGATCCAATGATAGCAGCGTCTATGATTGGAATGAATACGGAGTTTGTAAAGATTTTGGTTGCGCAAAATACAAACCAGATGCTTCCTACCGTAACAGCAAAAGCATTGAATACTTTAAATAGTTTAATTGGTAATCGTGCAGATATTAACATTGTAACTGGAAGTGCCTCGCTTGTCCTTGCGCGTGATGGATTACCAGAACCGCACCATGTTCGATATGCTAGGACAAAAGAATATATTGAGCTGTTACAACAATTAAGACGAGGAGTAACTAGCTATAAAGGTGAGTTTTATCAAGTAGAAAATAGTGATATTTATCCAAAGGAAGATCTCTCTCGAAGTGCCCGCTACTTTGTAGCGGGGTCCTCCGAGGAGGCAATGAGAGTAGCTGCAGAGTATGGTGATGCTTATATACTTTATGCAACAGACCGCAAAAGTCTTAGAGAACACTATCAAACAGTTAATAATTGCGCTAAGCAATATGGGCGCGAGAAAATTCCAGGTGCTATTTTAGTAGACATCATTGCTCGTGAGACTTCGGAAGAAGCATATAAAGAAGCATATGAATTACTTGAGAGAACACCAGCAGCCTTAAAGAGGATGACTAAGCTATTTTTAGATAATGCAGATTCTGTTGGACTTCGCCGATACAAAGATTTAATTACAAAAGATAGTATGTGGATAGATGATCATCTTTGGGGAGGTCTAAGTTTAGTTAACCCATCTAATTCAATTTCTATAGTTGGTAGCTATGAGGAAGTCATCTCGACGTTAACTGATTTTTGGGAAATAGGGGCAAATTATTTTCTTATTACTTCTCAGATTAGTGAGCATGAAATTGAACGTATTGGTCAAAATGTTGTGCAACCATTTAAAAAGAAAATTGAAAAGTTAATCCAAGTTAACTAA